In Stanieria sp. NIES-3757, the DNA window TGTTTCGCTACGAATTAAAATATCATGCCAAATACTATTCTTGTGATCGCCTAACACGGTTACAAGACGCTTGGCAGCAACAATTACCTCAGTTTCAAACCGAAGCCTCACGTTTGTTGTTGCAATTAGCTAGGCAAAAGGAGGCTCTTAAGTGGCAAGAAAACTGTCTCAAGTTACTGGCGCAATGTCGGGATTGGCACAGTTTAGATGAATGTTATTGGCAAATTAGAGAGAATGGTCAAGACTTTCGAGATTTAACTGAAGTAATTCAAGCCATTAATGATTTTTATCATCAAAAATCCGATGAATTAAATCAATCAGGAGATTTTTGGACTTCTTTATAAGTAACTATGCAGAATTGATTACACTTCATGGCATTAACCAGGGAAAAGGGAAAAGGAAATCCGTTAACCCTTGAACAGCCTTCAGGCTTTAAATTCATTTTGCACGAATACTTACAGGGATTTTCAGGTGAATAAACTACAAGGTTAATTAAACCAAACTGTTTTGGTGTTCCCTATTCCCTTAAAAAATTAACGTGTCTACCCCATTGAAAACTGCTATAAATCAAATTTATTGATTAGCAGGTTTTATTACAACTACACCATACGCATTCGGCGAAAGATATTGTTGTGCTGCTAACTGTAGATCCGAAACGTCTATAGCTTGAATATGTTGAGGATAAATTAAGGCTGGTTGTAGATCCTGTAGTTGAGAATAATAATAACCATAAAGATCGGCGCGATCGCTTGGTCGTTCATTAGCAAAAACAAATCGATTAGCTACTTGAGTACGGATCCGAGCTAAATCCTTGGTAGCAATAGGTTCAGTGTGTAATTGATTGATATGTCCCGCGATCGCTTCTTCGACTATTGCCAAGTTTTCTGTTGGTAATTGGGCAGAAATATAAAATACGCCTTGATGAGTTTGAGTCATATTACTAACACTGATCTGAGTAACCAAACCTCTTTCTTCTCTCAGATCTCGAAACAATCTTGCTACTTTTCCTTGTCCCAAAATTACCGCCAAAATATCTAAAGCGTAAGTTTTTTCTAACTCAACCATTCCTGGTACGCGCCACATCATGATTAATCTCGCTTGTTGCAGCGTTTCATTAATGTATTCTTGACGAACTATGTCAGTAAAAGAAGACTCTGGGGTAAAACGCCTATTTACTCGATCATCTAATTGAGAATCGTATGCTTGAAATTGTCGCTCAAATCCTTCTGTAACAATCTCAATTAATTGTTCCGCAGGTAAATTGCCTACCACTGCTGCTGTCATCGAACTAGGTTGATACCAAGTACCATGAAAATCTCGCATCTGTTGAGGAAGTAAATTCTCAATTACTTCAGCAGGTCCTAAAACACGACGACGATAAGGTAAATTATTAAAACAAGTTTCCATCGCACGATAGAAAGTACGACGACGAGGATTATCTTCCGAACGACGAATTTCTTCTAAAACGACTAATCTTTCTCTCTCAAAAGCATCATCAGGAATACTGGGATTAAGCACCACATCTAGTTGTAATGGAGCTAATTCGGCAAAATCTTTTGGTGCAGTAGTAATGTAATAGTGTGTATAATCCTGACTCGTAGCAGCATTAGTCACTGCCCCTTTTTCCTCAATTAAATATTCAAATTCTCCCATTGCCAGGTTTGGCGTCCCCTTAAACACCATGTGTTCCAAAAAATGCGCCATACCATTAATATCGTCAGTTTCTCTAGCAGAACCTACATTAAGCCAAACATTAAGATTAACAGCTTCTACTGGCATTTGTTCGGCAATTATAGTTAAGCCATTGGCAAGTTTATGAATCGTAGGTTGATTAATTGTTGATGTTTTAAACAGAGTTGATGTCATTCTTTGGTTATATTTTGATTATTTTACTATTGCTGTTCTCTATCTTAATGTTTCTAGTTTATAGATGGAGGCAATTAACTATAAAATAATTATTTTCTAATTTAAGCCTTAATATTATTTTTAGTTGAGTTAAATCATATTTTTATCACTTAAAAATGAGCGCAAAATAAATAGTAAATAATTGCTAGATTATTATGCAATTTTTTTAATGAGACAATTTCAAAATTACTTATCTTTACAGAAAAGAATTGATTGTTTCAAAAATATTTTTAGAGCTTTTGAGCATTATTCTCAACTGCTTGGTCAGCCTTCGGCTGGTGAGTACGCGCTCGCTATCCATGAAAGAAAATACTTCCGCAGCTATGCCTCGCTGCTTTGATAGATGGTGTAAAAAGTTTGACGATTTATTCAGAAATAAGGCACAAAGAAGGGAGTTTAGACGCCCTGCACGGAGGATTATTGGAGGAAAGTGAGCGAAAAAACATATATCAGATGGCTTCTAAAGCAGTAGGAGTAACTTACCACAAATGACATCATTAATTTTTATCTGTACTCGATATTTTTGTGGTTTTATTGTCTGTGGCATTTGCTTATGAAAAGCCAACTAGAATGTTTTAATAGTGCTAAAAAAAGGATAACTTATTTAAAAAATTATCCTCAAAAACTAATTAGTTTAAACTGTATACCTCAAAGGTTTTTAATACTTTCTTTTGTTCATCTCTGTTTCGTTGGCTCGAACAGGGATAGGAATAAATTTTGCTTCTGATTCAGGCTGAAATTCTTTCTCTGCAAAGATAGCAACTGCAATCAAACTAATTAAAGATAAACCAATTAAAAACATAATAATTATTAAACTCAGTTTTTTATTA includes these proteins:
- a CDS encoding peptidase M16 domain protein, which gives rise to MTSTLFKTSTINQPTIHKLANGLTIIAEQMPVEAVNLNVWLNVGSARETDDINGMAHFLEHMVFKGTPNLAMGEFEYLIEEKGAVTNAATSQDYTHYYITTAPKDFAELAPLQLDVVLNPSIPDDAFERERLVVLEEIRRSEDNPRRRTFYRAMETCFNNLPYRRRVLGPAEVIENLLPQQMRDFHGTWYQPSSMTAAVVGNLPAEQLIEIVTEGFERQFQAYDSQLDDRVNRRFTPESSFTDIVRQEYINETLQQARLIMMWRVPGMVELEKTYALDILAVILGQGKVARLFRDLREERGLVTQISVSNMTQTHQGVFYISAQLPTENLAIVEEAIAGHINQLHTEPIATKDLARIRTQVANRFVFANERPSDRADLYGYYYSQLQDLQPALIYPQHIQAIDVSDLQLAAQQYLSPNAYGVVVIKPANQ